The following are from one region of the Actinopolyspora halophila DSM 43834 genome:
- a CDS encoding aldehyde dehydrogenase family protein — protein sequence MMAPLEHQLIIGGDSRPAAHGRTTTDTDPHTGEVFAEVAAASVDDVTAAVDAAAAAFGEWSRTGALRRREILLRAADLLGRHTERIVELMAGEVGGTRPWAMFNVELAADILREAAASTTGPRGEVLTSSDPDEWSFALRQPAGVVAAFAPWNAPLILGTRSFATALAMGNTVVLKPSEQAPLTAGLRLAEILREAGLPDGVLNVITNDGADGAEIGNALIADRRVRRVNFTGSTEIGRSIGIEAARHLKPAVLELGGKNSVLVLDDADLDYAVDAVAFGAFMNAGQICMSADRVLVPEGMRAEFTERLGKKVAELPFGDPRDPNTVIGPVIDEAAARRIASLVDDALDRGAVAHCGGRPPEGATYRPTVLSGVTPEQRIYSEEIFGPVTTVLGYETVEEAIEVVNDTPYGLTGGVITADTRKGWEIARRVETGIFHINDQSVGDQPQAPFGGVKDSGFGHFGGRSGVEAFTDTRWVTFRERQAHYPF from the coding sequence ATGATGGCACCGCTCGAACACCAACTGATCATCGGAGGCGACTCCCGCCCCGCCGCTCACGGGCGCACGACGACGGACACCGACCCCCACACCGGTGAGGTCTTCGCCGAGGTCGCCGCGGCCTCCGTCGACGACGTGACCGCGGCGGTCGACGCCGCGGCCGCGGCGTTCGGCGAGTGGTCGCGCACCGGAGCGCTGCGGCGCAGGGAGATCCTGCTGCGCGCGGCGGACCTGTTGGGCCGGCACACCGAACGGATCGTCGAGCTGATGGCGGGCGAGGTGGGCGGAACCCGACCGTGGGCGATGTTCAACGTCGAGCTGGCCGCCGACATCCTGCGGGAGGCGGCCGCCTCCACCACCGGCCCGCGCGGCGAGGTACTGACCTCCTCCGATCCCGACGAGTGGAGTTTCGCGCTGCGGCAGCCCGCCGGGGTGGTCGCGGCGTTCGCGCCGTGGAACGCCCCGCTGATCCTCGGAACGCGCTCGTTCGCCACCGCGCTGGCCATGGGCAACACCGTGGTGCTCAAGCCGAGCGAGCAGGCTCCGCTGACGGCGGGGCTCCGGCTGGCGGAGATCCTGCGGGAGGCCGGGCTGCCGGACGGCGTGCTCAACGTGATCACCAACGACGGCGCGGACGGTGCCGAGATCGGCAACGCGCTGATCGCCGACCGCCGGGTCCGGCGGGTCAACTTCACCGGATCCACCGAGATCGGGCGTTCCATCGGGATCGAGGCCGCCCGCCACCTCAAGCCCGCGGTGCTGGAACTCGGCGGCAAGAACTCGGTGCTGGTGCTCGACGACGCGGACCTGGACTACGCGGTGGACGCGGTCGCCTTCGGCGCGTTCATGAACGCGGGGCAGATCTGCATGTCCGCCGACCGGGTGCTGGTTCCCGAGGGGATGCGTGCCGAGTTCACCGAACGACTGGGCAAGAAGGTCGCCGAACTGCCCTTCGGCGATCCCCGCGATCCGAACACCGTGATCGGCCCGGTGATCGACGAGGCGGCCGCACGGCGGATCGCCTCGCTGGTCGACGACGCCCTGGATCGGGGGGCCGTGGCGCACTGCGGCGGCCGGCCACCGGAAGGGGCGACGTACCGACCGACGGTGCTCAGCGGCGTCACCCCGGAGCAGCGGATCTACTCGGAGGAGATCTTCGGCCCGGTCACCACGGTGCTCGGCTACGAAACGGTCGAGGAGGCGATCGAGGTCGTCAACGACACGCCGTACGGGCTGACCGGCGGGGTGATCACGGCCGACACCAGGAAGGGCTGGGAGATCGCACGACGAGTCGAGACCGGGATCTTCCACATCAACGACCAGTCGGTGGGCGACCAGCCCCAGGCACCGTTCGGCGGCGTCAAGGACTCCGGGTTCGGCCACTTCGGCGGACGCAGCGGTGTCGAGGCCTTCACCGACACCAGGTGGGTGACCTTCCGAGAACGGCAGGCGCACTACCCGTTCTAG
- a CDS encoding Asp23/Gls24 family envelope stress response protein produces MAQDDAEQPSNASETRNTRLEQQHDGENRDGRTSIADSVVQKIAAIAAREVSGVHTMGSGVSRAFGALRERVSGGSGTSTSSGVRVEVGEKQAAVDLDVVVEYGVSIVELTRTVRRNVLNSVERMTGLEVIEVNIAVNDIRLPSEESDTNESSRVE; encoded by the coding sequence ATGGCACAGGACGACGCCGAACAGCCGAGCAACGCCTCCGAGACGCGGAACACGCGGCTGGAGCAGCAGCACGACGGGGAGAACCGGGACGGCAGGACGAGCATCGCGGACTCGGTCGTGCAGAAGATCGCGGCGATCGCCGCACGCGAGGTCTCCGGGGTGCACACCATGGGCAGCGGGGTTTCCAGGGCGTTCGGCGCGCTGCGGGAACGGGTCTCCGGCGGGAGCGGCACCTCCACCTCGTCCGGGGTCCGGGTCGAGGTCGGCGAGAAGCAGGCCGCCGTGGACCTGGACGTGGTCGTCGAGTACGGAGTGTCCATCGTGGAACTCACCCGGACCGTGCGGCGGAACGTGCTGAACTCCGTCGAGCGCATGACCGGTCTGGAGGTCATCGAGGTCAACATCGCGGTCAACGACATCCGGCTCCCCTCCGAGGAGAGCGACACGAACGAGTCCTCCCGCGTGGAGTAG
- a CDS encoding LysR family transcriptional regulator, with the protein MIDPRRLAVLRALAEHGTVRAAAETLFLTPSAVSQQLTSLEHEAGEELLVRSGRRVRLTAAGELLAEHAKNVLAELERAEASMAACAAGTVGRVEVASFASAITRVLAPAITALRGSAPGITVLVRDAEAHNSLLMLLSGETDIAVSMEYSATARGEEPRVTRYPLYTEPFDAVLPPRHPLCSRETVEVEELCAEDWIVPLPDNPCREVIQIRCADAGFAPNITHTSDDFHAVVALVAAGTGVALVPRGAVPAGHGAEVRPLSDRVPTRRVFAAVRHGREQHPLLRSVLDALLESAQPI; encoded by the coding sequence ATGATTGACCCGCGTCGACTGGCCGTGCTGCGCGCGCTGGCCGAGCACGGCACGGTGCGCGCGGCGGCCGAGACGCTCTTCCTCACCCCTTCGGCCGTCTCACAGCAGTTGACCTCCCTGGAGCACGAGGCGGGCGAGGAGCTGCTCGTCCGCAGCGGGCGGCGCGTCCGCCTGACTGCGGCGGGCGAGCTCCTGGCCGAGCACGCCAAGAACGTGCTGGCCGAGCTGGAGCGGGCCGAAGCCAGCATGGCGGCCTGCGCGGCGGGCACCGTCGGACGGGTCGAGGTGGCCTCCTTCGCCTCCGCGATAACGCGGGTGCTCGCACCCGCCATCACCGCGCTGCGCGGATCGGCCCCCGGGATCACCGTGCTGGTCCGCGACGCGGAGGCCCACAACAGCCTGTTGATGCTGCTGTCCGGGGAGACCGACATCGCGGTCTCCATGGAGTACAGCGCGACCGCACGCGGCGAGGAACCCCGCGTGACCCGTTATCCGCTCTACACCGAACCCTTCGACGCGGTGCTGCCGCCCCGACACCCGCTGTGCTCCCGCGAGACGGTCGAGGTCGAGGAACTGTGCGCGGAGGACTGGATCGTTCCGCTGCCGGACAACCCCTGTCGCGAGGTCATCCAGATCCGGTGCGCCGACGCCGGGTTCGCCCCGAACATCACGCACACCTCGGACGACTTCCACGCGGTCGTCGCGCTGGTCGCAGCGGGAACCGGCGTGGCGCTCGTGCCGCGCGGGGCCGTTCCCGCCGGGCACGGCGCGGAGGTCCGTCCGCTGAGCGACCGGGTGCCCACCAGGAGGGTGTTCGCCGCGGTCCGGCACGGTCGTGAACAGCACCCGCTGCTGCGGAGCGTGCTGGACGCACTGCTCGAAAGCGCACAACCGATTTGA
- a CDS encoding glycine C-acetyltransferase: MFGKVAEDLRGRLDEIRSAGLYKHERVLDTPQRARVAVSSDGSEDEVLNLCANNYLGLADNPELVEAAKRALDQWGLGMASVRFICGTQAPHKELERRLAEFLGTGDTILYSSCFDANTGLFESLLDEQDVIISDELNHASIIDGVRLCKARRARYGNRDMAELERKLTEHSDARHRLIVTDGVFSMDGYLAPLDEICELAERHDAMVMVDDSHAVGFLGSTGAGTPELFGVTDRVDIVTGTLGKALGGASGGYVAAWPEIVELLRQRSRPYLFSNSLAPPIVASALAALDLIATQPRLREQLRSNSELFRSRMTEAGFDLLPGQHPIIPVMIGDASEAARMAELLLEEGVYVIGFSYPVVPHGKARIRTQMSAALDSSDVEKAVAAFVRAREKAGKLAE; encoded by the coding sequence ATGTTCGGCAAAGTCGCCGAAGACCTGCGCGGCAGGCTGGACGAGATCCGTTCGGCGGGCCTGTACAAGCACGAACGCGTCCTCGACACCCCGCAGCGGGCGCGGGTCGCTGTCAGCTCGGACGGCTCCGAGGACGAAGTACTCAACCTCTGCGCCAACAACTACCTGGGGCTGGCCGACAACCCCGAGCTGGTGGAGGCGGCCAAGCGGGCACTGGACCAATGGGGGCTCGGAATGGCCTCCGTGCGGTTCATCTGCGGAACCCAGGCACCGCACAAGGAACTGGAACGGCGCCTGGCCGAGTTCCTCGGCACCGGGGACACGATCCTGTACAGCTCGTGCTTCGACGCGAACACCGGCCTGTTCGAGAGCCTGCTCGACGAGCAGGACGTGATCATCTCCGACGAGCTCAACCACGCGAGCATCATCGACGGTGTCCGGCTGTGCAAGGCCCGCCGCGCGCGCTACGGCAACCGCGACATGGCCGAGCTGGAACGCAAGCTGACCGAGCACTCCGACGCCAGGCACCGGCTGATCGTCACCGACGGCGTGTTCTCCATGGACGGCTACCTGGCTCCGCTGGACGAGATCTGCGAACTGGCCGAGCGGCACGACGCGATGGTAATGGTCGACGACTCGCACGCGGTCGGGTTCCTCGGCTCCACCGGAGCGGGCACCCCGGAGCTGTTCGGGGTCACCGACCGGGTGGACATCGTCACCGGCACCCTGGGCAAAGCCCTGGGCGGGGCCAGCGGCGGCTACGTCGCGGCCTGGCCGGAGATCGTGGAGCTGCTGCGCCAGCGCTCCCGCCCCTACCTGTTCTCCAACTCGCTGGCTCCCCCCATCGTCGCCTCGGCACTGGCCGCGCTGGACCTCATCGCCACCCAACCGCGGCTGCGTGAACAGCTGCGCTCGAACAGCGAGCTCTTCCGCTCCCGGATGACCGAAGCGGGCTTCGACCTGCTGCCCGGGCAGCACCCGATCATCCCGGTGATGATCGGTGACGCTTCCGAAGCGGCGCGCATGGCCGAGCTGCTCCTGGAGGAAGGGGTCTACGTCATCGGGTTCTCCTACCCGGTCGTCCCCCACGGCAAGGCCCGCATCCGCACCCAGATGTCGGCCGCGCTCGACTCCTCCGACGTCGAGAAGGCGGTGGCCGCGTTCGTCAGGGCCCGCGAAAAGGCAGGTAAGCTGGCCGAATGA
- the tdh gene encoding L-threonine 3-dehydrogenase, with protein sequence MRALVKPAAAPGLELTEVADPEPGPRDVVLKILRTGICGTDLHIDAWDEWAAENITPPLIAGHEFVGEVVEVGAGVRQVAVGDLVSGEGHLVCGRCRNCLAGRRHLCANTRGLGVHYDGAFAEYAAVPESNCWVHQQSVDPDVAAIFDPFGNAVHTALSFPVVGEDVLITGAGPIGLMAASVARHAGARHIVITDASEYRLELARRIGVDFAMNVSEHEPHEVQERLGMTEGFDVGMEMCGRPSALRDMISNMAHGGHIAMLGLPAEGFAIDWSSLVLKMLTLKGVYGREMFETWYSMSVLLESGLDLSPVITHRFGYTEHRKAFETARGGRCGKVILDWTV encoded by the coding sequence GTGCGAGCACTGGTGAAACCGGCCGCCGCACCGGGGCTGGAGCTCACCGAGGTCGCCGACCCGGAACCCGGGCCGCGGGACGTGGTCCTCAAGATCCTGCGAACCGGGATCTGCGGCACCGACCTGCACATCGACGCCTGGGACGAGTGGGCGGCCGAGAACATCACACCACCCCTGATCGCGGGTCACGAGTTCGTGGGCGAAGTGGTCGAGGTCGGCGCCGGGGTGCGTCAGGTGGCCGTGGGTGACCTGGTCAGCGGCGAGGGGCACCTGGTCTGCGGGCGGTGCCGCAACTGCCTGGCGGGCAGGAGGCACCTGTGCGCGAACACCCGGGGTCTCGGGGTGCACTACGACGGCGCGTTCGCCGAGTACGCGGCCGTACCCGAGTCGAACTGCTGGGTGCACCAGCAGTCCGTCGACCCGGACGTCGCCGCGATCTTCGACCCGTTCGGCAACGCCGTGCACACGGCACTGAGCTTTCCCGTGGTCGGCGAGGACGTGCTGATCACCGGCGCGGGCCCGATCGGGCTGATGGCGGCGAGCGTGGCGCGGCACGCGGGTGCCCGCCACATCGTGATCACCGACGCCAGCGAGTACCGGCTGGAACTCGCGCGCCGGATCGGCGTGGACTTCGCGATGAACGTCTCCGAGCACGAGCCGCACGAGGTGCAGGAACGGCTCGGGATGACCGAGGGCTTCGACGTCGGCATGGAGATGTGCGGCCGGCCCTCGGCGCTGCGCGACATGATCTCCAACATGGCCCACGGCGGGCACATAGCCATGCTCGGACTGCCCGCCGAGGGCTTCGCGATCGACTGGAGCTCCCTCGTGCTCAAGATGCTCACCCTCAAGGGCGTCTACGGCAGGGAGATGTTCGAGACCTGGTACTCGATGTCGGTGCTGCTGGAGTCGGGCCTGGACCTGAGTCCCGTGATCACCCACCGCTTCGGCTACACCGAACACCGGAAAGCCTTCGAAACCGCCCGCGGAGGCCGGTGCGGCAAGGTCATCCTGGACTGGACGGTGTAG
- a CDS encoding DUF6104 family protein, whose product MYFTDRGLEELEERRGDEQVSMVWLADRMRAFVDENPEFEDSVERLATFLARDEGDAESSADEEAEIEQ is encoded by the coding sequence TTGTACTTCACCGACCGTGGTCTCGAAGAGCTCGAGGAACGTCGCGGTGACGAACAGGTGAGCATGGTCTGGCTGGCCGACCGGATGCGCGCGTTCGTCGACGAGAACCCCGAGTTCGAGGACTCCGTCGAGCGGTTGGCGACCTTCCTGGCTCGCGACGAGGGCGACGCGGAGAGCTCCGCGGACGAGGAGGCGGAGATCGAGCAGTGA
- a CDS encoding toxin-antitoxin system HicB family antitoxin, with amino-acid sequence MRQLIARVDDELHRRLKTKASSENRSLNELVTEALWRVVDGPVDLRTVRQRARSSGVLVEVGQPDDVPSLDELEAETRGFGRNVGRALEADRGEW; translated from the coding sequence ATGAGGCAGCTCATCGCGCGGGTGGACGACGAACTCCACCGGAGGCTGAAGACGAAGGCCAGCAGCGAGAACCGCAGCCTGAACGAGCTGGTCACCGAGGCGCTCTGGCGGGTGGTGGACGGGCCTGTCGATCTCCGGACGGTGCGTCAGCGGGCACGTTCCTCCGGAGTGCTGGTCGAGGTCGGGCAGCCTGACGACGTCCCCAGCCTGGACGAACTGGAAGCCGAAACCCGCGGTTTCGGCCGCAACGTGGGCCGGGCCCTCGAGGCGGATCGGGGGGAGTGGTGA
- a CDS encoding type II toxin-antitoxin system VapC family toxin encodes MTLLYADTSALVSAYVADEAAHTEYRELLLEGDSPVVTGELTRIEFASAVSAAQRGDRATTVTRVLDRFDRDCGEEGPVAVLRMDPGVVVPRSRELVLSHTIRTLDAMHLAAALEQAVPLAAGDDLVMVTRDDRQAAAARERGLPVR; translated from the coding sequence GTGACTCTCCTGTACGCCGACACCAGCGCTCTCGTCAGCGCCTACGTCGCCGATGAGGCCGCGCACACCGAGTATCGCGAGCTGTTGCTCGAGGGCGATTCCCCCGTGGTCACCGGCGAGCTGACCCGGATCGAGTTCGCCTCGGCGGTTTCCGCCGCCCAGCGCGGCGACCGTGCCACCACGGTCACCCGGGTGCTCGACCGGTTCGACCGGGACTGCGGGGAGGAGGGCCCCGTCGCCGTGCTGCGGATGGACCCCGGAGTGGTCGTGCCCAGGTCCAGGGAACTGGTGCTGTCCCACACGATCCGCACGCTGGACGCGATGCACCTGGCGGCGGCTCTCGAACAGGCCGTTCCGCTCGCGGCGGGTGACGACCTCGTGATGGTCACCCGGGACGACCGGCAGGCAGCCGCCGCGCGGGAACGCGGCCTGCCCGTGCGGTGA
- a CDS encoding multifunctional oxoglutarate decarboxylase/oxoglutarate dehydrogenase thiamine pyrophosphate-binding subunit/dihydrolipoyllysine-residue succinyltransferase subunit, with amino-acid sequence MSSSSPASQFGPNEWLIEEMYEQYLNDPSSVDSAWHEFFADYRPGQTTTGETSAEAASATASRTTSTATKADQQNGQVHNGATVSSAPADAQRPSSQGAAGSQPTQQTSSTKTGASQDGTRQTTAQQASKPSPQEAAKAAPVKEESGGDETKTLRGPAAAIAKNMEQSLSVPTATSVRAIPAKLLFDNRIVINNHLKRNKGGKISFTHLIGYALVRALRDFPGMNRHYDEDAKGKPAVVTPEHVNLGLAIDLPGKDGSRNLVVASIKACENMSFLQFWQAYEDIIRKARNNALTAEDFAGTTISLTNPGPSGTNHSVPRLTQGQSAIIGVGAMEYPAEFQGASEKALTEMGISKIVTLTSTYDHRVIQGAESGEFLRKVHNLLLGEDNFFDDIFASLRIPYEPVRWSTDIPEGAVDKTARVLELIDAYRTRGHLMADIDPLNYRQRRHEDLDVLSHNLTLWDLDREFPVGGFAGQEHMSLRDVLGVLRDSYCRTVGVEYMHILEPDEREWLQHRVEKPHEKPDQSEQKYILSKLNAAEAFETFLQTKYVGQKRFSLEGAETIIPLLDAVLDSSARTELDEVVVGMPHRGRLNVLANIVGKPIAQIFQEFEGNLDPGQAHGSGDVKYHLGAEGKYFRMFGDGETKISLTSNPSHLEAVDPVLEGLVRAKQDILNKGQEGFTVLPVLLHGDAAFAGQGVVAETLNLSLLRGYRTGGTVHVIINNQVGYTTTPESGRSSKYSTDVAKMTGSPVFHVNGDDPEACVWVAKLAVEYRNTFGKDVVIDMVCYRRRGHNEGDDPSMTQPSMYDAIDKMRSVRKTYTESLIGRGDITVDEAENALKDYANQLEHVFNEVRELEKHPPEPSPSVESEQQIPTKLDTSISAEEVRRIADAQTDLPEGFNPHSRVKPVLERRTKMGKEGGIDWAFGELLALGSLTTSGYPVRLTGQDTRRGTFGQRHAVVIDRKTGTEYNPLQNLSPDQAKFLTYDSALSEFAAVGFEYGYSVGNPDAMVLWEAQFGDFFNGAQPIIDEFISSGEAKWGQRSDVVMLLPHGHEGQGPDHSSARIERWLQLCAEGSMTVAMPSTPANYFHLLRRHALDGIDRPLVVFTPKSMLRLKEATSPIEDFTSGKFASIIDDPTGPDPDKVRKIVLCTGKLYYELAAEQAKQESQDTAVVRMEQLYPLPHRKLGRLLERYSNASELRWVQEEPRNQGAWPFLGLALPQQFGPELAGRLKVVARRPMAAPATGLKKVHDVEQAEVITNAFAD; translated from the coding sequence GTGTCCAGCAGCAGTCCAGCCTCACAGTTCGGCCCCAACGAGTGGTTGATCGAGGAAATGTATGAGCAGTACCTCAATGACCCGTCGTCGGTAGACTCGGCATGGCACGAGTTCTTCGCCGACTACCGGCCCGGCCAGACAACCACCGGGGAGACCTCGGCTGAGGCGGCAAGCGCGACAGCGAGCCGGACCACCTCGACCGCCACCAAGGCCGACCAGCAGAACGGCCAGGTGCACAACGGCGCGACGGTGAGCTCCGCCCCGGCGGACGCGCAACGCCCCAGCTCTCAAGGTGCCGCGGGCTCCCAACCGACCCAACAAACCTCTTCCACCAAGACCGGTGCCTCCCAGGACGGCACCAGGCAGACCACCGCGCAGCAGGCTTCCAAACCGTCCCCGCAGGAGGCGGCCAAGGCCGCACCGGTCAAGGAGGAGTCCGGCGGCGACGAGACGAAGACGCTGCGCGGCCCGGCCGCGGCGATCGCCAAGAACATGGAACAGTCGCTGTCGGTGCCCACCGCCACCAGCGTGCGCGCGATCCCGGCGAAGCTGCTCTTCGACAACCGCATCGTGATCAACAATCACCTGAAGCGGAACAAGGGCGGCAAGATCTCGTTCACCCACCTGATCGGCTACGCTCTGGTGCGCGCTCTGCGCGACTTCCCCGGCATGAACCGCCACTACGACGAGGACGCCAAGGGCAAGCCCGCGGTCGTGACTCCCGAGCACGTCAACCTGGGGCTGGCGATCGACCTGCCGGGCAAGGACGGTTCGCGCAACCTCGTGGTGGCCTCCATCAAGGCGTGCGAGAACATGAGCTTCCTCCAGTTCTGGCAGGCCTACGAGGACATCATCCGCAAGGCGCGCAACAACGCGCTGACCGCCGAGGACTTCGCGGGCACCACGATCTCGCTGACCAACCCGGGCCCCAGCGGAACCAACCACTCGGTGCCCAGGCTCACCCAGGGTCAGAGCGCCATCATCGGTGTGGGTGCCATGGAGTACCCCGCCGAGTTCCAGGGCGCCAGCGAGAAGGCCCTCACCGAGATGGGCATCAGCAAGATCGTGACGCTGACCTCCACCTACGACCACAGGGTGATCCAGGGCGCCGAATCCGGCGAGTTCCTGCGCAAGGTGCACAACCTGCTGCTCGGCGAGGACAACTTCTTCGACGACATCTTCGCCTCGCTGCGCATCCCCTACGAGCCGGTTCGCTGGTCCACCGACATCCCGGAGGGCGCGGTCGACAAGACCGCCCGGGTGCTGGAGCTGATCGACGCCTACCGCACCCGCGGTCACCTGATGGCCGACATCGACCCGCTGAACTACCGGCAACGCAGGCACGAGGACCTCGACGTCCTCTCGCACAACCTGACGCTGTGGGACCTCGACCGGGAGTTCCCCGTCGGTGGTTTCGCCGGTCAGGAGCACATGAGCCTGCGCGACGTCCTGGGTGTGCTGCGGGACTCCTACTGCCGCACCGTCGGCGTGGAGTACATGCACATCCTCGAGCCGGACGAGCGCGAGTGGCTGCAGCACCGCGTCGAGAAGCCGCACGAGAAGCCGGACCAGTCCGAGCAGAAGTACATCCTGTCCAAGCTCAACGCGGCCGAGGCCTTCGAGACCTTCCTGCAGACCAAGTACGTCGGGCAGAAGCGCTTCTCCCTGGAGGGCGCCGAGACCATCATCCCGCTGTTGGACGCGGTGCTGGACTCCTCGGCACGGACCGAACTCGACGAGGTCGTGGTCGGCATGCCCCACCGGGGCAGGCTCAACGTGCTCGCCAACATCGTCGGCAAGCCGATCGCCCAGATCTTCCAGGAGTTCGAGGGCAACCTCGACCCGGGACAGGCGCACGGCTCCGGCGACGTGAAGTACCACCTGGGTGCCGAGGGCAAGTACTTCAGGATGTTCGGTGACGGCGAGACCAAGATCTCGCTGACCTCCAACCCCTCGCACCTGGAAGCCGTCGACCCCGTGCTGGAAGGCCTCGTCCGGGCCAAGCAGGACATCCTGAACAAGGGTCAGGAGGGCTTCACCGTGCTGCCGGTGCTGCTGCACGGTGACGCCGCCTTCGCGGGGCAGGGCGTCGTCGCCGAGACGCTGAACCTCTCGCTGCTGCGTGGCTACCGCACCGGCGGGACGGTGCACGTGATCATCAACAACCAGGTCGGCTACACCACCACGCCCGAGTCGGGACGTTCGAGCAAGTACTCCACGGACGTGGCCAAGATGACCGGATCGCCGGTGTTCCACGTCAACGGCGACGACCCCGAGGCCTGCGTCTGGGTCGCCAAGCTCGCGGTGGAGTACCGCAACACCTTCGGCAAGGACGTCGTGATCGACATGGTGTGCTACCGCAGGCGCGGGCACAACGAGGGCGACGACCCGTCGATGACGCAGCCGTCCATGTACGACGCCATCGACAAGATGCGCAGCGTCCGCAAGACCTACACCGAGTCGCTGATCGGACGCGGCGACATCACGGTCGACGAGGCCGAGAACGCGCTCAAGGACTACGCCAACCAGCTCGAGCACGTGTTCAACGAGGTGCGCGAGCTGGAGAAGCACCCGCCGGAACCGAGTCCGTCGGTCGAGTCCGAGCAGCAGATCCCCACGAAGCTGGACACCAGCATCTCCGCGGAGGAAGTGCGGCGGATCGCCGACGCCCAGACCGACCTCCCGGAGGGCTTCAACCCGCACTCGCGGGTCAAGCCCGTGCTGGAACGGCGCACCAAGATGGGCAAGGAAGGCGGGATCGACTGGGCGTTCGGCGAACTGCTCGCGCTCGGCTCGTTGACCACCTCGGGCTACCCGGTGCGGCTGACCGGGCAGGACACCCGGCGCGGCACCTTCGGGCAGCGGCACGCGGTGGTCATCGACCGCAAGACGGGCACCGAGTACAACCCGCTGCAGAACCTCTCCCCGGATCAGGCCAAGTTCCTCACCTACGACTCCGCGCTGTCGGAGTTCGCCGCCGTCGGTTTCGAGTACGGCTACTCGGTGGGCAATCCCGACGCCATGGTGCTGTGGGAGGCCCAGTTCGGTGACTTCTTCAACGGGGCCCAGCCGATCATCGACGAGTTCATCTCCTCCGGCGAGGCCAAGTGGGGACAGCGCTCGGACGTGGTCATGCTGCTTCCGCACGGTCACGAGGGGCAGGGTCCCGACCACAGCTCGGCCCGCATCGAGCGCTGGCTGCAGCTGTGCGCGGAAGGGTCCATGACGGTGGCCATGCCGTCCACCCCGGCGAACTACTTCCACCTGCTGCGCAGGCACGCCCTGGACGGCATCGACCGGCCGCTGGTCGTGTTCACCCCCAAGTCGATGCTGCGGCTCAAGGAGGCGACCAGCCCGATCGAGGACTTCACCTCGGGCAAGTTCGCCTCGATCATCGACGACCCGACCGGGCCGGACCCGGACAAGGTGCGCAAGATCGTGCTCTGCACCGGCAAGCTCTACTACGAGCTGGCCGCCGAGCAGGCCAAGCAGGAGTCGCAGGACACGGCAGTGGTGCGGATGGAGCAGCTCTACCCGCTCCCGCACCGCAAGCTGGGCAGGCTGCTGGAGCGCTACTCCAACGCCTCCGAGCTCCGCTGGGTGCAGGAGGAGCCGCGCAACCAGGGCGCCTGGCCGTTCCTCGGGCTCGCGTTGCCCCAGCAGTTCGGTCCCGAGCTGGCGGGTCGGCTCAAGGTCGTCGCGCGCAGGCCCATGGCCGCTCCGGCCACCGGTCTCAAGAAGGTCCACGACGTGGAGCAGGCGGAGGTCATCACCAACGCCTTCGCCGACTGA
- a CDS encoding type II toxin-antitoxin system death-on-curing family toxin: protein MSEIDLETLDVADVLEIARVTLTNPPTVRDYGLLESAIERPYTSVFGQDAYPVLHMKAATLLHSLATNHALVDGNKRTAWATTMVFLELNGHPLVEPLDTDKAEDLVCRTAQNQLSLEEITEALYEFTC from the coding sequence GTGAGCGAAATCGACCTCGAAACTCTCGACGTCGCCGACGTGCTCGAGATCGCCCGTGTAACTCTGACGAACCCACCGACTGTGCGCGACTACGGGTTGTTGGAAAGCGCGATCGAGCGTCCCTACACCTCGGTGTTCGGCCAAGACGCCTATCCCGTCCTGCACATGAAGGCCGCCACGCTGCTGCACTCATTGGCCACCAACCACGCGCTCGTGGACGGCAACAAACGCACCGCCTGGGCCACGACGATGGTCTTCCTGGAACTCAACGGGCATCCGCTGGTCGAGCCGCTCGACACGGACAAGGCCGAGGACCTGGTCTGCAGAACCGCGCAGAACCAACTCTCCCTCGAGGAGATCACCGAAGCCCTCTACGAGTTCACCTGCTGA